The following proteins are encoded in a genomic region of Microbacterium sp. NC79:
- the dapA gene encoding 4-hydroxy-tetrahydrodipicolinate synthase: MAATPNPFGQVLVALVTPMTADGEVDWPAVEKHIDRVITDGADGIVVTGTTGETSTLTDPEKLKLVEVGKSVSAGRAKIITGGGSNETAHAIELYKASEKAGADGIMIVTPYYNKPTQAGILTHFRLVADATDLPVILYDIPGRTGVPINYETILRLAKHPNILAVKDAKGDFSEVSRVLNQTDLLYFSGDDANVLPHLSIGASGLIGVTANIAAAPYRAIVDAVNRGDLHAATEQHRSLEPLVRAAMTHVPGTVAAKYILHGLGRINSPRVRLPLVGPEEWEAAKIEDELALVRNVAGVDFSNFRPDRNAAAGGALPKVHGTTR; encoded by the coding sequence ATGGCCGCTACCCCCAATCCATTCGGACAGGTTCTTGTTGCGCTCGTCACTCCGATGACAGCCGACGGTGAAGTTGACTGGCCAGCAGTTGAGAAGCACATCGATCGCGTCATCACTGATGGCGCCGATGGCATCGTCGTCACCGGAACCACGGGGGAGACCTCGACCCTGACTGACCCGGAAAAGCTGAAGCTTGTTGAGGTCGGAAAGAGCGTCTCCGCTGGCCGCGCCAAGATCATTACCGGCGGTGGCTCCAACGAGACCGCGCACGCGATTGAGCTGTACAAGGCAAGCGAGAAGGCGGGCGCTGACGGCATCATGATCGTCACGCCGTACTACAACAAGCCGACGCAGGCGGGCATCCTCACGCACTTCCGGCTCGTGGCAGATGCGACCGACCTGCCCGTCATTCTTTACGACATTCCTGGCCGCACCGGCGTTCCGATCAACTACGAGACGATCCTGCGCCTGGCCAAGCACCCCAACATTCTGGCCGTCAAGGACGCTAAGGGTGACTTCAGCGAAGTCAGCCGCGTGCTCAACCAGACGGACCTGCTGTACTTCTCTGGCGATGACGCCAACGTTCTTCCGCACCTGTCGATTGGTGCATCTGGTCTGATCGGTGTGACGGCGAACATTGCCGCCGCTCCATACCGGGCCATTGTGGACGCCGTAAACCGCGGCGACCTCCACGCGGCAACCGAGCAGCACCGCAGCTTGGAGCCCCTCGTGCGCGCAGCAATGACGCACGTACCTGGCACTGTCGCGGCAAAGTACATCCTGCACGGCCTCGGCCGTATTAATAGCCCCCGTGTCCGTCTTCCGCTCGTCGGACCGGAAGAGTGGGAAGCCGCCAAGATTGAAGACGAACTGGCACTTGTGCGCAACGTCGCTGGCGTTGACTTCTCGAACTTCCGCCCCGACCGCAACGCCGCTGCAGGCGGCGCGCTGCCGAAGGTGCACGGGACGACTCGCTGA
- a CDS encoding DUF559 domain-containing protein, which produces MRIQDVVAQLGGVARTRQLRQLGVTAHEIARAIRNQDVTRLRVGVIACVRDDPVGQAAAHGGQVACWSALDTHGVWLMPAPRGLHVGVGAHSRVFPHDGCECADHHDQYSGGFGVTSVRIALVQLAACQGDEAFFVAFESAWNKGLLPRKDRDWVRDRVPARVQLLIDFARGDSESGLESLVRLRLFRVGLIIRTQVHVLGVGRVDFLIGNLIIEVDGRANHDGYSRRHKDLIRDADATARGFRVLRFDYAMVMYDWPRVVAAILAVLANTP; this is translated from the coding sequence ATGAGAATCCAAGATGTCGTTGCACAACTCGGCGGCGTTGCGCGCACGCGCCAACTTCGGCAACTGGGAGTGACGGCGCACGAGATCGCGCGGGCCATACGCAACCAAGACGTCACCCGGTTGCGTGTCGGCGTGATCGCTTGTGTGCGCGACGATCCAGTCGGGCAAGCGGCAGCTCACGGTGGGCAGGTCGCGTGCTGGTCGGCGCTTGACACGCATGGCGTGTGGTTGATGCCTGCGCCACGCGGCCTTCATGTCGGGGTGGGCGCGCACTCGCGCGTATTCCCGCATGACGGTTGTGAATGCGCCGATCATCACGACCAGTACTCGGGTGGATTCGGCGTCACGTCTGTGCGTATCGCGCTCGTCCAGCTGGCCGCTTGTCAGGGAGATGAGGCGTTCTTCGTCGCCTTCGAGTCCGCATGGAACAAAGGACTCTTGCCTCGTAAGGATCGGGACTGGGTGCGCGACCGAGTTCCCGCCAGAGTGCAGCTGTTGATCGATTTCGCTCGTGGCGACTCCGAAAGCGGGCTCGAGTCACTCGTGCGGCTCAGGCTCTTCCGCGTTGGCCTGATTATTCGTACTCAGGTGCACGTTCTCGGAGTCGGGCGTGTGGACTTCCTGATCGGAAACCTCATTATTGAAGTCGATGGCCGCGCCAACCATGACGGATACTCGCGCAGGCATAAAGATCTCATCCGTGACGCAGACGCAACCGCGCGAGGATTCCGTGTGCTTCGATTCGACTACGCCATGGTCATGTACGACTGGCCGCGCGTCGTCGCTGCCATCCTCGCGGTGCTGGCTAACACCCCGTGA
- a CDS encoding SDR family oxidoreductase, translating into MPRTALITGASSGLGAEYARQLASQGAALVLVGRSANALQSVADEVSARGGSATVIVADLLTPDGLALVVERVSSVQHPIDLLINNAGFGLPLEFANNDVKAELDHLTLHVAVPLQLSHAALQVMRERGGRILNVASIAAYIPRSTYGACKQWLVSFSRWANSHYDNVSVTAVCPGYTHTNFHERMGLAPGHEGISGWMWLNAADVVAESLRDVARGKAVSIPSLKYKLIAKLTAVLPDRTLARMGSRGR; encoded by the coding sequence ATGCCTCGAACCGCTCTCATTACCGGCGCCAGTTCCGGGCTCGGTGCCGAATACGCTCGACAGCTCGCGTCTCAGGGCGCAGCACTCGTTCTGGTCGGACGCTCGGCGAATGCTCTGCAATCGGTGGCCGACGAGGTCAGCGCGCGTGGTGGTTCCGCGACCGTCATCGTTGCCGACCTGCTCACGCCCGATGGTCTTGCACTGGTTGTCGAGCGGGTGTCATCTGTGCAGCATCCGATCGATCTGCTGATCAATAACGCCGGCTTCGGACTGCCCCTTGAATTTGCGAACAACGACGTCAAGGCGGAGCTCGACCACTTGACCCTGCACGTCGCCGTCCCGTTGCAGCTGTCGCACGCGGCACTGCAGGTGATGCGGGAACGAGGCGGCCGTATTCTGAACGTCGCGTCGATTGCCGCGTACATTCCGCGTTCGACATACGGAGCGTGCAAGCAGTGGCTGGTGTCGTTCTCGCGGTGGGCGAACTCGCACTATGACAATGTGTCGGTGACGGCGGTGTGCCCTGGATATACGCACACGAACTTTCATGAGCGCATGGGGTTGGCGCCAGGACACGAAGGCATTTCGGGGTGGATGTGGCTCAACGCTGCTGATGTGGTGGCGGAGTCATTGCGTGATGTGGCCCGCGGCAAGGCGGTGTCGATTCCGTCACTCAAGTACAAACTGATTGCGAAGCTCACCGCTGTGCTCCCTGACCGCACTCTCGCGCGCATGGGGTCCCGCGGGCGCTAG
- a CDS encoding thioredoxin domain-containing protein — MDIGSALVTLAAGVAAVTVLGFALRARDGRVIATTTSGDLLDPAVIGADRLAEHATLVQFSTEMCARCPGTRRLLRTIASEQLDDVAHVDVDVTHRADLAARFRVMQTPMTLIVDGNGHIRARIAGTPTREAVTAHLAAMRKDHHVSSQRN, encoded by the coding sequence GTGGATATTGGATCAGCATTGGTGACACTCGCCGCAGGCGTGGCTGCGGTCACTGTGCTCGGCTTCGCCCTGCGCGCGCGCGACGGTCGCGTCATTGCGACGACCACGAGCGGCGACCTCCTGGATCCTGCCGTGATTGGCGCCGATCGTCTTGCCGAGCACGCCACCCTCGTGCAGTTCTCCACTGAGATGTGCGCACGATGCCCGGGCACCCGTCGCCTTCTCCGCACCATCGCATCCGAGCAGCTCGATGACGTGGCGCATGTCGACGTCGATGTGACCCACCGTGCCGACCTCGCCGCACGCTTTCGGGTGATGCAAACCCCGATGACCCTCATCGTTGACGGCAACGGGCACATTCGTGCGCGTATCGCCGGCACCCCCACGCGCGAGGCCGTCACGGCGCACCTGGCCGCGATGCGAAAGGACCACCATGTCTCGTCCCAACGGAATTGA
- a CDS encoding DUF4395 domain-containing protein produces the protein MSRPNGIDPRGPRFAAGITATLLAVAVVLGLTGLSAARLSGDASFGWYAYRPLADATYTPSGFILPATPLAARLSDPGFILLAIVMLLFAWGVISPRTAPWGVLYRKFIAPRLTPPTELEDPRPPRFAQGVGLTVSAIGVIMHVLGVPLAVPIAAGVAFAAAFLNAAFNFCLGCQMYLLLQRLKPRAEA, from the coding sequence ATGTCTCGTCCCAACGGAATTGACCCACGCGGCCCGCGCTTCGCAGCCGGAATCACCGCAACGCTGCTCGCCGTCGCCGTTGTGCTCGGCCTCACCGGGCTGAGCGCTGCCCGACTCTCTGGCGACGCCTCATTCGGCTGGTACGCCTATCGACCGCTGGCTGACGCGACATACACCCCGAGCGGATTCATCCTGCCCGCAACGCCTCTCGCTGCTCGCCTGTCCGATCCCGGGTTCATACTCCTGGCGATCGTCATGTTGCTCTTTGCCTGGGGTGTAATCTCGCCGCGCACCGCGCCGTGGGGAGTCCTTTACCGAAAGTTCATCGCGCCGCGCCTCACACCACCGACCGAGCTCGAAGACCCCCGTCCCCCACGTTTCGCGCAGGGTGTGGGGCTCACCGTCAGCGCGATCGGCGTCATCATGCACGTGCTCGGTGTTCCCCTCGCGGTTCCGATCGCCGCTGGCGTGGCCTTCGCCGCCGCGTTCCTCAACGCTGCGTTTAACTTCTGCCTCGGCTGCCAGATGTACCTGCTGCTGCAGCGGCTGAAGCCACGCGCCGAAGCCTAG
- a CDS encoding OsmC family peroxiredoxin — protein sequence MAVTSEATTVWEGSLSEGSGTVALDTSRVGTFNVNWKARSEGSDSTTTPEELIAAAHASCFSMALSHALAQNGTPPERLQTTASVTFQPGVGISGSHLNLNATVPGLSEEDFQRIAGEAKAGCPVSAALAGIDITLEATLA from the coding sequence ATGGCGGTAACCAGTGAAGCAACAACAGTGTGGGAAGGCTCCCTGAGCGAAGGCTCCGGAACCGTTGCCCTCGACACCTCGCGGGTCGGCACGTTCAACGTGAACTGGAAGGCGCGCTCGGAAGGTTCCGATTCCACGACAACGCCGGAAGAGCTCATCGCAGCGGCACACGCCTCCTGCTTCAGCATGGCGCTGTCGCATGCTCTGGCTCAGAACGGGACTCCCCCTGAGCGCCTGCAGACCACGGCATCGGTCACGTTCCAGCCGGGCGTCGGCATCTCAGGCAGTCACCTCAACCTGAACGCCACGGTTCCTGGGCTCTCTGAGGAAGACTTCCAGCGCATCGCGGGCGAGGCAAAGGCCGGTTGCCCGGTTTCTGCCGCGCTCGCTGGTATCGACATCACGCTCGAGGCAACGCTTGCCTAA
- a CDS encoding DUF1731 domain-containing protein has product MPNEFVVIGGASGSIGRALVTSFENDGIRVVRLVRREPAGADEVRWLDGTELDPSVLRGASAVICLNGSSVGSLPWTKKKRSEFRHSRVIPRHLIARALMQLGDDAPHFVHASAAGIYGFDAGVVTEQDPIGTGFTAELADVTEQAAALTTTPTTHARIGVVLHPESVLKPIIPLTLIGLAGRLGSGTQSWPWVSLDDAVAGLRFVAEHRLAGPVNLTGPTRATATDITFAVARELNRPYLVPVPAFALRAVIGAEAANNMLLIDAEVRPQRLLDAGFRFRYESAEEAIHDSLAPLRLDA; this is encoded by the coding sequence TTGCCTAACGAGTTCGTTGTTATCGGGGGTGCGTCCGGCTCGATCGGGCGCGCCCTCGTCACATCCTTCGAGAATGACGGCATTCGCGTCGTGCGCCTCGTGCGCCGCGAGCCGGCCGGCGCGGATGAGGTGCGGTGGCTGGATGGCACTGAACTTGATCCATCGGTGCTGCGAGGTGCCAGCGCCGTCATCTGCCTCAACGGCTCGTCGGTGGGCTCACTGCCATGGACGAAGAAGAAGCGCAGTGAGTTTCGACACTCACGCGTCATCCCCCGCCACCTCATCGCCAGAGCACTCATGCAGCTTGGGGATGATGCGCCGCACTTCGTGCATGCGTCGGCCGCAGGCATCTACGGTTTTGACGCGGGTGTTGTGACGGAACAAGACCCAATCGGAACAGGATTTACCGCAGAGCTTGCCGACGTTACCGAACAGGCAGCGGCTCTCACAACCACCCCGACGACGCACGCGCGCATCGGTGTTGTGTTGCATCCGGAGAGCGTGCTGAAACCGATCATCCCGCTCACGCTGATAGGCCTGGCTGGTCGCCTCGGTTCAGGCACGCAAAGCTGGCCGTGGGTGTCGCTTGACGACGCCGTTGCTGGCCTTCGTTTTGTCGCCGAACACCGACTCGCGGGCCCGGTCAATCTCACGGGTCCCACCCGTGCGACGGCCACCGATATCACCTTCGCTGTCGCCCGCGAGCTCAACAGGCCGTATCTGGTTCCGGTTCCCGCTTTTGCGCTTCGCGCGGTCATCGGCGCCGAAGCCGCCAACAATATGCTGCTCATCGATGCAGAGGTGCGACCGCAACGGCTCCTCGATGCTGGCTTCCGGTTCCGGTACGAGAGCGCAGAAGAGGCGATTCACGATTCCCTTGCGCCGCTGCGGTTGGACGCATAG